ATTGCGACTACGATTATCGGTGATATTTATTCAACGGAAGAGCGTGCGAAGATACAAGGATACTTGTCGAGTGTGTGGGGCGTATCGGCAGTTTCAGGTCCTGTAATTGGTGGGTTGATTGTACAGTACGTTAGCTGGCAATACATATTTTGGGTGAACGTCCCGCTCGGACTACTATCAATGGGCGTCATTTATTTCTTTTTCCATGAACCAAAAGAAACTAAAAAGGCTTCTATCGATTACAAAGGTGCTTTTCTACTGACGGCTGCATTGTCTACGATCTTAATTTGGCTTGTAGAGGGAGGTCAAGGATTCGGGCGTTTTTCAGCATTCGGCATAGCATTAATTGTACTGTCTGGCATATCATTTTGGTTGTTTTTCAGACAAGAGAAGCTGGCAAAGGATCCACTGATCTCGTTTAGTATTTGGAAAAACCCTGTTATTTTATATGCGAATCTCGTCTCGTTGACTACTGGCGTTATTTTAATAGGGGTTTCCTCATATTTACCTACTTACGTATCCGGAGTTATGGAACAACCAGCAATCATAGCAGGTTTCACATTAACTGCCATGTCGATTGGCTGGCCTTTAGCATCCTCATTGGCGGGGCATTTACTCATACGTTTCGGCCCGTTTATCGTCTCGTTTGCTGGCGGTGTGTCTCTGGTAATCGGCACGATGATGTTTGTCTTCATGAACATCACACTGGGACCGGTATGGGCGGGATGTTCAAGCTTCTTCATAGGTGTTGGAATGGGGCTGACCAATACATCTTTCATCGTTACGATTCAAGGGGCCGTACCACGTGTACAAAGAGGTTCAGCTACTGCGGCGAATATGTTTATGAAGAACTTTGGCAATACAGTTGGTGCTTCTATGTTTGGAGCAATTTTAAATGGTGCACTCATTACCTATTTTACGAAAGAGAAATTGCCTTACACGATTGATGACGTGAATACATTGCTAACCCATGACGGTCGCTCGATGATTACAACACAAGAGTTAGTCAGTTTACAACATGGTTTAGAAAGCTCATTGCATTGGGTGTACATAGCGATTGCATTATTTGCAGTTCTTAGCTTATTATTGATTTTACGAATTCCACGAGGGAAGGTGCAAGATCATGTCAACCATTGAACTGGATATTATTAAAGCGTTGGCTGAAGAAGGTAATATGCGTAAAGCATCAGAGCGTCTTCACTTGTCACAGCCTGCTTTGTCACAGCGCCTTCAGACGATTGAAAAAGAGTGGGGGATGCAGTTGTTCATCCGTTCACAAAAAGGCCTAGAACCGACGCCAGCGGGTGAACACGTCATCAGCTACGCACAGGAATCATTGGCAAAGAAAGACGAGACGATGGAATTGATCGCCTCACTTGAAGATAAAGTACATGGGACATTGAAGATTGCTTGCGCCTCTATAATTGGTCAGACTTGGCTGCCTCAAGTATTGAAAGACTATGTAGCGCTATATCCAGATGCCAAAATTTCTTTGATGACGGGATGGAGTTCAGAAATCTCCAAAGCTTTGTACGAAGGGGAAGCACATATCGGTATTGTTAGAGGGCAAACAGATTGGAAAAGTAATCGTGTCTACTTATTTCGTGATCAGTTATATTTAGTGGATTCTGAAATCTCAACCATTGATGAATTAAAAGACACCAACCGACACTTCATTCAATATAAAAGTGATTCGAACTACTACATGGAAATACAACGCTGGTGGAATAAGCATTTCAATCAAAATCCAAGTCGCCAGATCATAGTAGATCAGATTGAAATGTGCAAGCAGCTCGCGTTAAAAGGGATCGGCTATGCCATACTGCCTTCCATCACATTGTCAGGGGATGAGAAAGTCAATCTGATTCCGCTGCTAAATAGTGAAGAAGAGTTTGAGCTGACACGTGATACATGGTTGATTGGATATGGTTCCACATTTGAATTGAAGCAAGTGAAAGCATTTGTAGAGATTGTGCAGGATTACGCAGAGTTATTAAGGAAAGATCAATAAAAAAACTTCCACTAATCGTGAAAGTTCATCATAATGAAGGCAAACTACTGTAGTAAAAGAGTTTGTCTTCATTTTTTTGTATTAAGAATCGTGTATAACTAGTGGCAAACCTCTGTCAGAAATGTCCTTCGACTACTATCACGATACTGTTTATGATGTTCTCGCGGACTCTATAAGTGACTTATTGTTCCTAGCCCAGTACAACGCAAGAATAAAGCAGAGTAATAGGATGATCGTGCCAACTATATAGGGTGATTCCCTATTGATGTCGAATATGTATCCCGCTGTAGCTGGACCAATCATGTTTCCTAGACTCATATAGGCATTCATCATACCGGCTGCGTAGCCTTGTTCTTGCCCGGCAAGTTTCGACACTAACGTGTTGACTGCAGGCCGTAATAACGCAGTGGTAGTAGAGAAAATCGTTGCAACCAAAAGAATAGTGGAAAATGTATTGACGAATAAAATTCCTAACATAGCAAAAGCCGCTATGACTAAGTTGATTAGAATGATACGCATTTCTCCAAAACGTTTGAACAAACGATCGATGACAAATGTCTGGATAATGACGCCGACAAATCCGCCAACCGTAATGATGACTGCGATTTGAGAAGGAGTGTAATTGTATTTTTGATCTACGTATAACGAGATGGTGGATTGAAAGTTAGCTAATCCGAATGA
This window of the Sporosarcina ureae genome carries:
- a CDS encoding MDR family MFS transporter; translation: MLAMFVGAVEATIVTTAMPTIASELGGFSRYSWIFSSYLLMSTVTVLIYGKLADLFGRKPIFFMGLTIFLIGSILCGFAVSMEQLIVYRLIQGLGAGAVMPIATTIIGDIYSTEERAKIQGYLSSVWGVSAVSGPVIGGLIVQYVSWQYIFWVNVPLGLLSMGVIYFFFHEPKETKKASIDYKGAFLLTAALSTILIWLVEGGQGFGRFSAFGIALIVLSGISFWLFFRQEKLAKDPLISFSIWKNPVILYANLVSLTTGVILIGVSSYLPTYVSGVMEQPAIIAGFTLTAMSIGWPLASSLAGHLLIRFGPFIVSFAGGVSLVIGTMMFVFMNITLGPVWAGCSSFFIGVGMGLTNTSFIVTIQGAVPRVQRGSATAANMFMKNFGNTVGASMFGAILNGALITYFTKEKLPYTIDDVNTLLTHDGRSMITTQELVSLQHGLESSLHWVYIAIALFAVLSLLLILRIPRGKVQDHVNH
- a CDS encoding LysR family transcriptional regulator, yielding MSTIELDIIKALAEEGNMRKASERLHLSQPALSQRLQTIEKEWGMQLFIRSQKGLEPTPAGEHVISYAQESLAKKDETMELIASLEDKVHGTLKIACASIIGQTWLPQVLKDYVALYPDAKISLMTGWSSEISKALYEGEAHIGIVRGQTDWKSNRVYLFRDQLYLVDSEISTIDELKDTNRHFIQYKSDSNYYMEIQRWWNKHFNQNPSRQIIVDQIEMCKQLALKGIGYAILPSITLSGDEKVNLIPLLNSEEEFELTRDTWLIGYGSTFELKQVKAFVEIVQDYAELLRKDQ